GTAGTTGTTGAACGACATCTCCTTGCCGTGCAGCTGCTCGGCCTCCGCGAGCCCCTTACCGCTGCCATCGGTGTAGAGGGCGGCGGGCTGATGCGGGTTCTCGCCGTAGCGCAGCACGTTCTTACGGGTGACGGTGGCACCCAGGAAGTCCGGGAAGGAGGAGTCGTCCGCCGCCGCGTAGTCGGCCGCGAACCAGTTGGCCACCGCCACGTCGTAGGCGGCGGTGTGCTGGAACGCCTCGGCCGCCAGCCGCTTGCGCCGCTCCAGGTCGAAACCGCCCTCCGCGGCGGCCTCGAGGACGTCGCCGTACCGCTCGGGGTTGACGACCACGGCCACGGACGGGTGATTCTTGGCGGCGGCCCGGACCATGGAGGGGCCGCCGATGTCGATCTGTTCGACGCACTCGTCCGGCGCGGCGCCCGAGGCGACCGTCTCGCGGAACGGATAGAGGTTGACCACGACCAGCTCGAAGGGCTCCACGCCCAGCTCCCGGAGCTGCTCGCGGTGCGAGTCGAGCCGCTGGTCGGCCAGGATGCCCGCGTGGACGCGCGGGTGCAGCGTCTTGACGCGGCCGTCGAGACACTCGGGGAAGCCGGTCAGCTCCTCGACCTTGGTGACCGGGACCCCGGCGGCGGCGATCTTCGCGGCCGTCGAGCCGGTCGAGACGAGCTGGACACCCGCCGCGTGCAGCCCTCGGGCCAGCTCCTCGAGACCCGTCTTGTCGTAGACGCTGACCAGCGCGCGGCGGATGGGCCGCTTGGTACCTTCGGCGGTCACGGGATCCTTACCTTTCGTCCCTCTATGCGGTAGCCGTGACGGGCCAGACGCCCCACGACCTCGACGAGCAGCGAGCGCTCGACTTCCTTGATCCGCTCATGGAGAGCGGACTCGTCGTCCTCGTCCCGGACCTCGACCACGCCCTGGGCGATGATCGGACCGGTGTCGACGCCGTCGTCGACGAAGTGGACGGTGCATCCGGTCACCTTCACACCGTGCGCGAGCGCGTCGCGCACGCCATGGGCGCCGGGAAAGCTGGGGAGCAGCGCGGGATGGGTGTTGACGCAGCGGCCGCCGAACCGGGCGAGGAACTCCTGGCCCAGGATCTTCATGAACCCGGCCGAGACCACCAGGTCCGGCTCGTGGGCGGCGGTGGCCTCCGCCAGGGCGGCGTCCCACTCGGCGCGGCCGGCGTGGTCCTTGACCCGGCACACGAACGTGGGGATCCCGGCGCGCTCGGCGCGCGTCAGGCCCTCGATGCCGTCGCGGTCGGCGCCCACGGCCACCACCTCGGCGCCGTACCGGGCCACACCCTCGGCGGCGATGGCGTCGAGCAGCGCCTGGAGATTCGTGCCGGAGCCGGAGACGAGGACGACGAGGCGGACCGGGCGCCCGGGGCGCGCAGGACTGGCGGGGGAAGGCGGGGAGGCCACGGCGGGGCTCTTTCTCGCGGGCGGTGCTGCCGTTTGTGTGGTCGTACAAGGTCGCGGACTCATCAATTCCGGGGAACTCTACGAAGCCGCCGACCGTCAGCAACGATACCGGCACACGAAGCGGCCCCCAGGGGACGGGGGCGGGCACGGGAGGTAGCGTCTGGACTGCGAATGCAACAGACGCCACTGACGCCGTGGGAACGACCGCCGCACCCGCGCCCCGAGCCGTACGGCACCGGCCGTACTCGCGCCGTACGGCACCAGGCCGTACCCGCCCCGGCGTGCAGGACGACGACACAAGGGGAAGACACACTCCACATGCCGGACCGACGCCGCCGCGCGGCTCATCGCCTCACTCCGCCCCCCGCCCAGGCCCGGGGGCGGCGATGAGGCGCGCCCGCATGTCGCGCACGACGCCGCTGCTCCGGGAGCAGCAGTCGTCGTCCTCCTCGTCCTCGTCCGCCCCCGACGGGCCGAACGGGGACCAGCACGAGGACAATCCGTTCGCCCCGCCGCCCGAGGGCAGGCCGGACCAGCCCTGGCGGCCCCGCCACCGGCCGGACGGCTCCGGCGGGGAGAGCGGCGAGGGCCGCCCCGGGGCCCAGGGCGGCCAGGACGGGCCGGACGGCGACCAGAGCGGTGAGCAGCCGCAGCAGCCCCCGGCCTGGGGCAGCCAGTGGAGCAGCCGCCAGCCCGGCCGCCAGAGCGGCGGCTTCGGCGGCGCCCCGGGCTCCAACCGCCCCTCCGGCCCCGGCGGGCCCGGTGGCCCGCGCTGGGACCCCAACGACCCGGCCCAGCGACGCGCCCGGTACGCGCTGCTCTCGGGCATGTGGGCGTTCTTCTTCGCCCTCTTCAGCCTGCCGCAGATCGCGCTGCTGCTCGGGGTGCTGGCCCTGTACTGGGGCATCAGCTCGCTGCGGGCCAAGCCGCGCCGTACCGCGCCGGCCCCGGCCGCGGCCGCGCCCCTGAACGCCCCGCCCCCGCCTCCGGGCGCCGCCCGGGCACCGCTGCCCGCGCCCGGCAGCGGCCCGGCGAAGCCGCAGTCGACGGCGGCGATCAGCGGTCTGGTGACGGGCGGGCTCGCGCTCGCCATCGTCGCGGCGACGTTCAGCTTCCAGGTCGTCTACAGCGACTACTACACCTGCGTGGACGACGCCCTTACGCAGACCTCGCGGCACGACTGCGAAACCTTGCTCCCCGAGCAGCTCCGCCCCCTGCTGAGCACGCAGGACTGACGGCGCCGGGGCCCGCGCGCCGACGGCTCCCGACCGCCTTACGGTTGGCGCCCGCGCGGCGGAAGGCTCGCGACCGCCTTACGGTTCGCGGCGGGCGTCGTCCGGCGGCGGCGAGGGCTCCGTGCGCGAGGGGTTCGGGGCGGGCTGTGACTCGGCGGGCGGCTGCGGCTCGGGAGCGCGCTTCCGGCTCAGCGCCCAGCGGCGCGGACGGACCGCCCCGGTGGCGTCCGGGGTGCCCGCGGGCGTCGCGAGCCCGGCCATCGTGCCCACACCGGTTTCGCGTCCTGTCTCCTGTCCCGTCTCCGCACCGGCGCCGGTGGCCGCCTTACGGTTCCGCTTGCGGTCGGCGCCCGACGCGCCCGGGCGCAGCCACTGCCACCATGGCTCGGCCATCGCCTCCCGCACCTCGGCGGACTCCATGGGCGACACCGTGGGCAGCACCGCCGCCCGTGCCTCCGCCTCGGCCGCGGCCCGCGCCGCACGGGCCGCCTTGGCCTCCGCACGGGCCTCCCTGGCCGCCGTACGGGCCTGTGCGCGGGACGTCCGGCGCTCCGCCCGCGCCGCCTTCCACTCCGGCCAGGAGGCCCTGGTGGGGACGCACAGCCGGTACCAGCGCAGCACCATCGCGCCGGGCACCCCGATCACTCCCGTCCAGGCCAGCGTGATCATGCCCGTGCGCCACCAGCTCGGGCCGAGGTCGGCGAGGATGCCGATCCCCAGCGCTCCGCCCGAGACCCCGGCCAGCAGCGCCATCGCGGCCGCGCAGCCGACCGCCGCCAGCGCGGCGAGCACCAGCGTCTCGGCCCAGCCCCAGGGCGGCCTGGGCTCGCCCTTGCCGGGCCGCCGCACCGCCGCGATCCCGATGAACCAGGCCACCGACACCCCGGCCGCGATCCCCGTGAGCCAGACCAGCGGCCCGCCGGAGCCGTCCGTGGGCAGCGCGGCGACCAGGGGGAAGTGCGGCAGCTGGGGGTAGGAGGTGATGCCCAGCGGCGCGACCACACTGCCGCCGCCGACCGTGAACCCCGCCCCGACCCCGTACGCGGCGCCCCAGACGATCGCGTTCGGCAGCAGCGCCAGGCTCACCAGGAGCACCGCGAACCGCCCCGACCACACATCGCTGAGGTTGAGGAAGGTCACCTGCACGGCGCCCGCGTGGCTCAGCATCGACGTCGCCGTAAGGAGCGCACCACTGCCGAGCAGAACGACGAGACCGCTGGTCCCGGCCCGTAGCGCGGCGGTCAGCCGGCGGCGCCGGCACCAGCTCCGCGCGGCCAGGAACGCGGCCGCCCTTACGGTCCATTCGGCGCCGGGGAGCCGCCGCAGTCTCTCGCTCACCCGCTCGGGCAGGCGGAGCGGGAACCGTCCGTCGGCCGTCCACACGCCGACGGCGGCGATGGCCCCGGCGACAACCGGCAGATGCAGCAGCGCGCTGAGCGGGTCGACACGCAGCGGCCCGGTCGAGGCGTACACCGCGGCAGCGGTGCCCACCAGCAGATAGCCGCCGGTCACCCAGGCGAAGGCGGTGCGCGGATCGACGACGGACTCCTCGGGCACCCACTGCCCGTCGCCCTCGTCGGCCTCCGCCTGGTAGACGGCGTGCTGGGCGGCCCGGTACAGCAGCCAGCACGGCACCACGCTGAGCAGCAGCGGAGTCAGCCCGACCGGCGCCGTGTGGCCGGAGAGCGTCTCGGTGCGCACGAGGTCGGCGCCATGGCCGAGCAGCCACAGGTCGGCGGCGACATGCAGGGCTCCGTCGGGGCTGCTCTCGGGGGACGAGGAAGTGATCCACAGCAGCAGTACGACCACGGCGAGCGTGCCGAGGCCGAGCCCCGCGGCGACCACACCGCCGAGGAACGCCTCCCTGATGGCGGAGGAGCGCCGGGGCGCTGAGCGGTCGCGTGCGGACACCGACGGGCTGCGATCGGTCGTATGCGTCACATGACCATGCTGCCAATAACAGCCGTTTCATCCCTACATCAAGGGTTTGGTCGCCGTGTCGCGGCTAGTCCGCTTATGCGTCTTTTATAGAGTCATGGGACGGATGAGTGGCTTGCCGCGTTCCGACCGGGTATCCGTCGCCCGGGAACACCGCGGGCCCGCACCACCACGAGGTGGTACGGGCCCGCGGCATCGAGCCGTGGCGGCGTCAGCCGGCCAGCGCGGCGCGCGCCAGGCGCGCGGTCTCGGACGGGGTCTTGCCGACCTTCACGCCCGCGGCCTCGAGGGCCTCCTTCTTCGCCTGGGCGGTGCCGGAGGAGCCGGAGACGATGGCACCCGCGTGGCCCATCGTCTTGCCCTCGGGGGCGGTGAAGCCCGCCACATAGCCGACGACCGGCTTGGTGACGTTGGCCTTGATGAAGTCCGCGGCCCGCTCCTCGGCGTCGCCGCCGATCTCGCCGATCATCACGATCAGGTCGGTGTCGGGGTCGGCCTGGAAGGCGGCGAGGGCGTCGATGTGGGTGGTGCCGATGATCGGGTCACCGCCGATGCCCACACAGGACGAGAAGCCGATGTCCCGCAGCTCGTACATCATCTGGTAGGTCAGCGTGCCGGACTTCGACACCAGGCCGATCCGGCCGGGCTTGGTGATGTCGGCCGGGATGATGCCCGCGTTCGACTGACCCGGCGTGATCAGACCCGGGCAGTTCGGGCCGATGATGCGCGTCTTGTTGCCCTTCTTGCCCGCGTAGGCCCAGAAGTTGGCAGAGTCGTGGACCGCGATGCCCTCGGTGATCACGACGGCGAGCGGAATCTCGGCGTCGATCGCCTCGATGACCGCGCTCTTGGTGAACTTCTCCGGGACGAAGATGACCGTGACATCGGCGCCGGTGGCGTCGATGGCCTCCTTGACGGAGCCGAAGACCGGGATCTCGGTGCCGTCGAAGTCCACGGTGGTGCCGGCCTTGCGCGGGTTCACGCCGCCGACGATGTTGGTGCCCGAGGCAAGCATCCGCCGGGTGTGCTTCTGCCCTTCGGACCCGGTCATCCCCTGGACGATGACCTTGCTTTCCTTGGTGAGGAAGATAGCCATGGTTTCTGGTGACCTCGTCCCTTACTTTGCAGCCAGCTCGGCGGCACGCTCGGCCGCGCCGTCCATGGTGTCCACCTGCTGAACGAGCGGGTGGTTGGCATCGGTGAGGATCTTGCGACCCAGCTCCGCGTTGTTGCCGTCGAGGCGCACGACCAGCGGCTTGCTGACGTCCTCGCCCTTGGACTTCAGCAGCTCCAGGGCCTGGACGATGCCGTTGGCGACCGCGTCACAGGCGGTGATGCCACCGAAGACGTTGACGAAGACCGACTTGACGTCCGGGTCGCCGAGGATGATCTCGAGACCGTTGGCCATCACCTCGGCGGAGGCGCCACCACCGATGTCGAGGAAGTTGGCGGGCTTGACGTTGCCGTGGTTCTCGCCCGCGTAGGCGACGACGTCGAGGGTGGACATGACCAGACCCGCGCCGTTGCCGATGATGCCGACCTCGCCGTCGAGCTTGACGTAGTTGAGGCCCTTGGCCTTGGCGGCCGCCTCGAGCGGGTTGGCCGCGGCCTTGTCCTCGAGCGCCTCGTGCTCCGGCTGCCGGAAGGCGGCGTTCTCGTCCAGGGAGACCTTGCCGTCCAGCGCGATGATCTTGCCGTCTTCGGTCTTGACCAGCGGGTTGACCTCGACGAGCAGGGCGTCTTCCTTGATGAAGACGGTCCACAGCTTCTGGAGGACCGCGACGACCTGGTCCGCGATCTCGGCCGGGAACTTCGCGGCGGCGACGATCTCGGCGGCCTTCTCCTGGGTCACGCCCTCGATGGCGTCCACCGGGATCTTGGCGAGCGCCTCGGGGTTCTGCTCCGCGACGACCTCGATCTCCACGCCGCCCTCGACCGAGGCCATGGCGAGGAAGGTGCGGTTGGTGCGGTCCAGCAGGAAGGAGACGTAGTACTCCTCCTTGATGTCCGCGGTCTGGGCGAGCATCACCTTGTGGACCGTGTGGCCCTTGATGTCCATGCCCAGGATCTGGGTCGCCTTCTCCACGGCGTCGGCCGGGTCGGAGGCCAGCTT
This genomic interval from Streptomyces asiaticus contains the following:
- a CDS encoding cell division protein PerM is translated as MTHTTDRSPSVSARDRSAPRRSSAIREAFLGGVVAAGLGLGTLAVVVLLLWITSSSPESSPDGALHVAADLWLLGHGADLVRTETLSGHTAPVGLTPLLLSVVPCWLLYRAAQHAVYQAEADEGDGQWVPEESVVDPRTAFAWVTGGYLLVGTAAAVYASTGPLRVDPLSALLHLPVVAGAIAAVGVWTADGRFPLRLPERVSERLRRLPGAEWTVRAAAFLAARSWCRRRRLTAALRAGTSGLVVLLGSGALLTATSMLSHAGAVQVTFLNLSDVWSGRFAVLLVSLALLPNAIVWGAAYGVGAGFTVGGGSVVAPLGITSYPQLPHFPLVAALPTDGSGGPLVWLTGIAAGVSVAWFIGIAAVRRPGKGEPRPPWGWAETLVLAALAAVGCAAAMALLAGVSGGALGIGILADLGPSWWRTGMITLAWTGVIGVPGAMVLRWYRLCVPTRASWPEWKAARAERRTSRAQARTAAREARAEAKAARAARAAAEAEARAAVLPTVSPMESAEVREAMAEPWWQWLRPGASGADRKRNRKAATGAGAETGQETGRETGVGTMAGLATPAGTPDATGAVRPRRWALSRKRAPEPQPPAESQPAPNPSRTEPSPPPDDARREP
- the sucC gene encoding ADP-forming succinate--CoA ligase subunit beta — encoded protein: MDLFEYQARDLFAKHGVPVLAGEVIDTPEAAREVAERLGGRAVVKAQVKVGGRGKAGGVKLASDPADAVEKATQILGMDIKGHTVHKVMLAQTADIKEEYYVSFLLDRTNRTFLAMASVEGGVEIEVVAEQNPEALAKIPVDAIEGVTQEKAAEIVAAAKFPAEIADQVVAVLQKLWTVFIKEDALLVEVNPLVKTEDGKIIALDGKVSLDENAAFRQPEHEALEDKAAANPLEAAAKAKGLNYVKLDGEVGIIGNGAGLVMSTLDVVAYAGENHGNVKPANFLDIGGGASAEVMANGLEIILGDPDVKSVFVNVFGGITACDAVANGIVQALELLKSKGEDVSKPLVVRLDGNNAELGRKILTDANHPLVQQVDTMDGAAERAAELAAK
- the sucD gene encoding succinate--CoA ligase subunit alpha — encoded protein: MAIFLTKESKVIVQGMTGSEGQKHTRRMLASGTNIVGGVNPRKAGTTVDFDGTEIPVFGSVKEAIDATGADVTVIFVPEKFTKSAVIEAIDAEIPLAVVITEGIAVHDSANFWAYAGKKGNKTRIIGPNCPGLITPGQSNAGIIPADITKPGRIGLVSKSGTLTYQMMYELRDIGFSSCVGIGGDPIIGTTHIDALAAFQADPDTDLIVMIGEIGGDAEERAADFIKANVTKPVVGYVAGFTAPEGKTMGHAGAIVSGSSGTAQAKKEALEAAGVKVGKTPSETARLARAALAG
- the purN gene encoding phosphoribosylglycinamide formyltransferase, with product MASPPSPASPARPGRPVRLVVLVSGSGTNLQALLDAIAAEGVARYGAEVVAVGADRDGIEGLTRAERAGIPTFVCRVKDHAGRAEWDAALAEATAAHEPDLVVSAGFMKILGQEFLARFGGRCVNTHPALLPSFPGAHGVRDALAHGVKVTGCTVHFVDDGVDTGPIIAQGVVEVRDEDDESALHERIKEVERSLLVEVVGRLARHGYRIEGRKVRIP